Part of the Bacteroidota bacterium genome is shown below.
TCCGCTTCGGCCTCGGCCATCTGGTCGCGCAGGGCGGCCAGGCCGGAGATCTCGCCGAGCGTGGCCGGGCCGGACTGGCGGCTGCCGTAGCTCTCGACCTCACGGCGCTCCTGGCGCCGGGCCTGCTGCTTCTGCCGGTACTCGGCGTCGCGCTCGGCGCGCTCGGCCGAGCGGATCTTGGCCGTCTCTGACATGACCAGCTCGCGGTCCTCGCGGTCCATCCGGATCACCTGCAGCTCCAGCTCGTCGCCGATCTGGTAGGCGTCGGCCGGGCGGCCGGGGCGCTG
Proteins encoded:
- a CDS encoding S1 RNA-binding domain-containing protein, translated to GADATGTVSEINDGGLVVDLPLDVEAFVPASHLQRPGRPADAYQIGDELELQVIRMDREDRELVMSETAKIRSAERAERDAEYRQKQQARRQERREVESYGSRQSGPATLGEISGLAALRDQMAEAEADAPEADVTPEEVETPEVLSTPAGEVVDEALGSEDDGPEPDAELGNASASVDGDPGDEEK